A stretch of the Streptomyces sp. Edi2 genome encodes the following:
- a CDS encoding transcriptional regulator has translation MGAGRAAQVWVLVSQLAVKDGDVALAAVFAAQAEEAARRSGRPVLLAAAAPAAATPLRRTRRADQALQLLKDAHDQLAAVAAPSAEVLDASGMVALTAAYTAAQARQPAAAEEFAAWAEQSAARLAHPSTRVRRDGDLSAAQCTLYRVGIHRELGERRPGPWRTPARLDVAGDRRRRSAGPGAATDTARALLAAGDVPAAFAQLQQVEQAAPQEARRPRTYRTLTAEAAARRPDLPGITAFARRTAPPRSTT, from the coding sequence GTGGGAGCCGGCCGGGCGGCGCAGGTGTGGGTGCTCGTGTCCCAGCTGGCGGTCAAGGACGGTGACGTGGCCCTCGCGGCCGTCTTCGCGGCCCAGGCGGAGGAGGCGGCCCGCCGCTCGGGCCGGCCGGTGCTCCTGGCGGCCGCGGCGCCGGCCGCCGCGACACCGCTGCGCCGCACCCGGCGAGCCGATCAGGCTCTGCAGCTCCTGAAGGACGCCCACGATCAGCTGGCCGCCGTCGCGGCGCCGTCGGCGGAAGTCCTGGACGCGTCCGGCATGGTGGCGCTCACCGCCGCCTACACCGCCGCCCAGGCCCGACAGCCCGCGGCCGCCGAGGAGTTCGCGGCCTGGGCCGAACAGAGCGCGGCGCGCCTGGCCCACCCCTCCACCCGCGTACGGAGGGACGGGGACCTGTCGGCGGCGCAGTGCACGCTGTACCGGGTCGGGATCCACCGCGAGCTCGGCGAACGTCGACCTGGGCCCTGGCGTACGCCGGCGCGCCTGGACGTAGCCGGCGACCGCCGACGCCGGAGCGCCGGGCCCGGCGCGGCCACCGACACCGCCCGCGCGCTCCTGGCCGCCGGCGACGTCCCGGCCGCGTTCGCCCAGCTGCAGCAGGTGGAACAGGCCGCGCCGCAGGAAGCCCGCCGGCCGCGCACGTACCGCACCCTGACCGCCGAGGCCGCCGCCCGCCGTCCCGACCTGCCCGGCATCACCGCCTTCGCCCGCCGCACCGCCCCACCCCGCAGCACCACCTGA